Proteins found in one Bacillus subtilis subsp. subtilis str. 168 genomic segment:
- the ytxG gene encoding general stress protein (Evidence 1a: Function from experimental evidences in the studied strain; PubMedId: 8733232, 22720735, 26735940; Product type f: factor): protein MIIILYLSVALIAVAFLVLVIYLSKTLKSLQLTLKNVASTLEGLEGQMKGITTETAELLHKTNRLAEDIQEKSEKLNTVVHAVQGVGASVQQFNTSMKQAAGSVSASVRENQDKINQVVTWSQAAMEIWEKWKQKKKSAL from the coding sequence ATGATTATTATTCTTTATTTGAGCGTTGCACTCATCGCAGTTGCATTTCTCGTATTAGTGATCTACTTGTCTAAAACATTGAAGTCACTGCAGCTGACACTAAAAAACGTCGCATCCACTCTTGAAGGGCTGGAGGGACAAATGAAGGGCATCACAACTGAAACAGCCGAGCTTTTACATAAGACCAACCGCCTGGCTGAAGATATTCAGGAAAAATCAGAAAAGCTGAACACGGTCGTTCATGCTGTTCAAGGAGTGGGAGCTTCTGTACAGCAGTTCAATACATCCATGAAACAAGCGGCAGGGTCTGTATCGGCATCAGTTAGAGAGAATCAAGATAAGATCAATCAAGTTGTCACTTGGAGTCAAGCAGCAATGGAAATTTGGGAGAAATGGAAGCAAAAGAAAAAATCAGCCCTGTAA
- the sftA gene encoding DNA translocase (Evidence 1a: Function from experimental evidences in the studied strain; PubMedId: 3129532, 11134515, 11208805, 19788545, 28110333; Product type cp: cell process), with protein sequence MSWLHKFFDLFLGESEEDAERETKPAQIPQQQEVHHPEGQLKRLEDPKIYYEYPKGKFRFPVVPDGYKNHDLRRRRTPSDEPKSAPRPSAAPYRERPRNEEEQHTYQAAEPAKKPFKPTNIPSPVYGFNQKPSVKKDVPKKPSETLNEPDKSVKEKVTLLSEEIERERGYPASDTQAHSKIESPFFPDTQFEKQPSGVLNRKDTEHDEALAKRPAEPSGNKVPFESGVQQPEKEEPFFPAEQAEEQTPPEMLTDTAAEGLSDSEVGREEPATAEEEQREQQPEKFEEPVFSAELDEEQTAPESQTEAVSEDEKAKEPSDSPVYNHHENAAEGAESPFVQEEQMDIRQEEPLFTDHEYSSEALAQAETVAKESEEPSESIINNHYDTLGEAQETKIDVQPDSHTELEKTEHMEQGSKSSTATLENRQEIRADKPREASEEPKKRPGVQEKRTEQSASSQKGPSVPFNVMMLKRDTHKQQKAEERRGSYVFPNVALLDVPPAQVQDDTAWIEEQRQLLDLTLKNFNVRANVVHVTQGPSVTRFEVHPEPGVKVNKITNLSDDIKLSLSAKDIRIEAPIPGKNTIGIEVPNRTSKVVDLRQMIRSSAFRTSKSPLTAALGLDISGNPVVIDLKKMPHGLIAGATGSGKSVCINTILVSLLYKADPSEVKVLLIDPKMVELAPYNKIPHLVSPVITDAKAATAALKWVVEEMERRYELFAHSGVRDIDRFNQLTAEHQMGEKLPYLVVIIDELADLMMVAPNDVEESIARIAQKARACGIHLLVATQRPSVDVITGLIKANIPTRIAFSVSSQVDSRTIIDIAGAEKLLGKGDMLFLENGSGKPVRLQGNFVSDREIDRVVSHVRSQMPPTYLFEQEELVRQGSALKEEDELFYEACEFVVEQNSASTSSLQRRFRIGYNRAARLIDMMEAEGMISEAKGSKPREVLITASDLINE encoded by the coding sequence ATGAGTTGGCTTCATAAATTTTTTGATTTGTTTTTAGGCGAAAGCGAAGAGGATGCTGAACGGGAGACAAAACCCGCTCAAATTCCGCAGCAACAAGAAGTACATCATCCTGAAGGACAATTAAAAAGATTGGAAGATCCTAAAATATATTATGAATATCCAAAAGGCAAATTCCGTTTTCCAGTCGTGCCTGACGGATACAAAAATCATGACCTGAGAAGGCGCCGCACACCATCGGACGAACCGAAATCCGCGCCTCGTCCAAGTGCTGCACCTTACAGAGAGCGTCCCAGAAATGAAGAAGAGCAGCATACATATCAAGCAGCAGAGCCGGCGAAGAAACCGTTTAAACCGACAAATATCCCTTCGCCTGTCTATGGATTCAATCAAAAACCATCTGTTAAAAAGGATGTGCCGAAAAAGCCTTCTGAAACATTGAACGAACCGGATAAATCGGTAAAAGAGAAGGTAACACTGCTGTCAGAAGAGATCGAACGTGAACGCGGCTATCCTGCTTCAGACACACAGGCGCATTCCAAAATAGAAAGTCCTTTCTTCCCGGATACCCAATTTGAAAAACAGCCTTCTGGCGTTTTAAACAGAAAGGATACGGAGCATGATGAGGCGCTGGCGAAACGGCCAGCCGAGCCGTCAGGTAACAAAGTGCCATTTGAGTCAGGCGTTCAACAGCCGGAAAAAGAGGAGCCTTTCTTCCCAGCTGAACAAGCCGAAGAGCAAACACCGCCTGAGATGCTCACAGATACGGCGGCTGAAGGGCTTTCAGACAGTGAAGTAGGCCGCGAAGAGCCTGCAACGGCTGAGGAAGAACAAAGGGAGCAGCAGCCAGAGAAATTTGAAGAGCCTGTTTTCTCCGCTGAACTTGATGAAGAGCAAACAGCTCCTGAATCTCAGACAGAGGCAGTATCTGAGGATGAAAAAGCAAAAGAGCCGTCAGACAGCCCAGTATACAATCATCATGAAAACGCGGCAGAAGGTGCTGAGTCCCCGTTCGTTCAAGAAGAACAAATGGACATTCGTCAGGAAGAGCCTTTATTTACTGATCATGAGTATTCATCAGAGGCTCTGGCTCAAGCAGAAACTGTGGCAAAAGAATCAGAAGAGCCATCAGAAAGCATAATAAATAATCATTATGACACCCTGGGAGAGGCTCAGGAAACGAAGATAGATGTTCAGCCAGACAGCCATACAGAGCTTGAGAAAACTGAACACATGGAGCAGGGTTCCAAATCGTCTACTGCAACTCTTGAAAACCGGCAGGAAATTCGCGCAGACAAACCTCGCGAAGCTTCAGAAGAGCCGAAAAAAAGGCCTGGTGTACAGGAGAAAAGGACTGAACAAAGCGCATCTTCTCAAAAAGGGCCATCCGTTCCTTTTAATGTGATGATGCTGAAAAGAGATACGCATAAACAGCAAAAAGCAGAGGAGCGCCGCGGCAGCTATGTATTTCCGAATGTTGCACTGCTTGATGTCCCGCCAGCGCAGGTTCAAGATGATACTGCGTGGATCGAAGAACAGCGTCAGCTTCTTGATTTGACCTTGAAAAATTTCAATGTCCGCGCCAATGTGGTCCATGTAACCCAGGGTCCGTCTGTCACGAGATTTGAAGTGCATCCTGAACCGGGTGTAAAGGTGAATAAAATCACCAACTTGTCCGATGATATTAAACTCAGTCTCTCAGCTAAAGATATTCGGATTGAAGCGCCGATTCCGGGGAAAAACACGATCGGAATTGAAGTGCCGAACCGCACGAGCAAGGTGGTTGATTTGCGCCAAATGATTCGCAGCTCAGCTTTCAGGACAAGCAAGTCACCGCTCACAGCTGCGCTGGGATTAGATATTTCGGGAAATCCTGTTGTTATCGACTTGAAGAAAATGCCGCATGGCTTGATTGCCGGCGCTACAGGCTCCGGAAAAAGCGTATGCATCAATACAATATTAGTAAGCCTGCTTTATAAAGCTGACCCGAGTGAGGTAAAGGTGCTGCTGATTGATCCGAAAATGGTAGAGCTGGCCCCTTACAATAAAATTCCTCACCTCGTCAGCCCGGTCATTACTGATGCTAAAGCGGCTACGGCTGCTTTGAAATGGGTCGTTGAGGAAATGGAGCGCCGCTATGAGCTTTTTGCCCATTCAGGTGTCCGCGACATTGACCGCTTTAATCAATTAACCGCTGAACACCAAATGGGTGAAAAGCTGCCGTATTTAGTTGTCATTATTGATGAGCTTGCAGATTTGATGATGGTGGCTCCAAACGATGTGGAAGAAAGCATTGCGCGGATCGCCCAAAAAGCCAGAGCGTGCGGTATCCATCTTCTCGTCGCAACTCAGCGTCCGTCAGTCGATGTCATTACAGGTCTGATTAAGGCGAATATCCCAACGAGAATCGCCTTTTCTGTCTCAAGCCAGGTTGATTCCCGAACAATTATTGATATAGCCGGTGCAGAAAAGCTTCTCGGAAAAGGGGATATGCTCTTTTTGGAAAACGGCTCGGGAAAACCGGTTCGTCTGCAAGGTAACTTTGTGTCAGACCGGGAAATCGACCGCGTCGTTTCCCACGTCAGAAGCCAAATGCCGCCGACCTATTTATTTGAACAAGAAGAGCTCGTAAGACAAGGATCTGCCCTGAAAGAAGAGGACGAACTGTTTTACGAAGCGTGTGAGTTTGTTGTAGAGCAAAACAGTGCGAGCACTTCAAGCCTGCAAAGAAGATTCAGAATCGGTTACAATCGTGCGGCAAGGCTGATCGACATGATGGAAGCGGAAGGCATGATCTCTGAGGCAAAAGGAAGCAAGCCTCGAGAGGTGCTGATCACAGCAAGTGATTTAATAAACGAATAA
- the ytxH gene encoding hypothetical protein (Evidence 4: Unknown function but conserved in other organisms; PubMedId: 8733232, 16291680), giving the protein MSKDGINSKDFLIGTLIGGIIGATTALFLAPKSGKELRDDLGSQAVALRDKTDKMTADAKEKGTQYVSIAKDKTSNITQLVADQSGQIMNKVKDLRDRSKSDKTDSSTAMQDMREEAMQAADETKDQVLQTKEDVKDELKDAQKQAEQLNR; this is encoded by the coding sequence ATGAGCAAAGATGGAATTAATAGTAAAGATTTTTTAATCGGAACTTTAATCGGGGGAATCATCGGTGCCACTACAGCTCTTTTTCTAGCGCCTAAATCAGGCAAAGAACTTCGCGACGATCTCGGCAGCCAGGCTGTTGCCTTACGGGACAAAACTGATAAAATGACGGCAGATGCGAAGGAAAAAGGCACGCAATATGTCAGCATCGCAAAAGACAAAACTTCCAACATCACACAGCTTGTAGCGGATCAGTCTGGACAGATCATGAACAAGGTAAAGGATTTGAGAGACCGTTCCAAATCTGACAAAACGGATTCATCGACTGCAATGCAAGATATGAGGGAAGAAGCGATGCAGGCAGCTGATGAAACAAAAGATCAAGTCCTCCAGACGAAAGAAGATGTAAAAGACGAACTGAAAGATGCACAAAAACAGGCTGAGCAGTTGAATCGCTGA
- the motP gene encoding sodium channel stator-force generator subunit of flagellar rotation (Evidence 1a: Function from experimental evidences in the studied strain; PubMedId: 9260952, 15306009, 16095621, 16547058, 23049994, 28378843, 29109979; Product type t: transporter), giving the protein MKRFDYLTPVGFVLGTIIIVIGIISGSGVSGFRSFLDLTSFFIVTGGLCAAVFISFPPSELKKAPSVLKQAFIRQEDNVKDLVKTFVSLSDHARKHGLLSLDDQAREIKDPFLKKGLLLAIDGWDEETIRLVMDSEIAAMEERHRKGRRVFEKAGEFAPAWGMIGTLVGLVLMLKNLNDPHMLGPNMAIALLTTLYGSLLANMVFNPIAAKLEEKTESEIFIKQVMVEGIIGVQSGKNPRNLESQLVVFSSREEWQKQPKQVKTKKGSVHEA; this is encoded by the coding sequence ATGAAACGTTTTGATTATCTTACACCTGTTGGATTTGTGTTAGGAACGATTATTATTGTTATCGGGATTATTTCAGGATCGGGAGTAAGCGGTTTCCGCTCTTTTCTTGATCTGACCTCTTTCTTCATCGTAACAGGGGGACTTTGCGCCGCTGTTTTTATCAGTTTTCCGCCAAGTGAGCTGAAAAAAGCGCCCTCTGTGTTAAAGCAGGCATTCATCCGCCAGGAAGACAATGTGAAAGATCTTGTGAAAACCTTTGTTTCCCTTTCCGATCACGCGCGAAAACACGGGCTTTTATCATTGGATGATCAGGCTCGGGAAATCAAAGATCCATTCTTGAAAAAAGGGCTGCTTTTAGCGATTGACGGCTGGGATGAAGAAACGATTCGGCTCGTCATGGATTCAGAAATCGCAGCAATGGAGGAACGGCACCGAAAAGGGCGGCGAGTTTTTGAAAAAGCGGGAGAATTCGCTCCGGCATGGGGAATGATCGGAACACTCGTCGGGCTTGTGCTGATGCTCAAAAACTTAAACGACCCGCATATGCTCGGACCAAACATGGCCATTGCGCTTCTGACGACTTTATATGGTTCATTACTGGCAAATATGGTCTTCAACCCGATCGCGGCTAAGCTTGAAGAGAAAACAGAAAGTGAAATTTTCATCAAGCAGGTAATGGTGGAAGGGATTATCGGTGTTCAATCCGGAAAAAACCCGCGCAACCTTGAAAGCCAGCTGGTCGTTTTCAGCTCACGGGAAGAATGGCAGAAGCAGCCAAAACAAGTAAAAACAAAAAAGGGATCTGTACATGAAGCTTAG
- the motS gene encoding sodium channel stator-force generator peptidoglycan binding subunit of flagellar rotation (Evidence 1a: Function from experimental evidences in the studied strain; PubMedId: 9260952, 15306009, 16095621, 16547058, 23049994, 28378843, 29109979; Product type t: transporter), translating into MKLRRERFERRNGSGKNSQSSSSWMVTFTDLITLILVFFILLFSMSQIDLQKFKAAVDSIQKEGNGLQPDQTSIEKKNTSPSDTKKQEDQQDQLLKKVNTYIKDNHLKAQMTAKRDERGVVLVLQEAVLFDTGEAKVLKNAETLLHQIAVLLQTIPNDIQVEGHTDSRNISTYRYPSNWELSAARASGVIQYFTSKEKLPSKRFIAVGYADTKPVKDNKTNEHMKENRRVEIVIKKSKTTSS; encoded by the coding sequence ATGAAGCTTAGAAGAGAACGTTTTGAAAGAAGGAATGGAAGCGGAAAAAACAGTCAATCTTCATCCAGCTGGATGGTAACCTTTACAGATCTGATCACCTTGATCCTTGTGTTCTTTATTTTACTCTTTTCGATGTCCCAAATCGATCTGCAAAAATTCAAAGCGGCAGTGGACTCGATCCAGAAGGAAGGCAACGGGCTTCAGCCGGACCAAACATCCATAGAAAAAAAGAATACATCCCCATCTGATACGAAGAAGCAAGAGGATCAGCAGGATCAGCTTCTCAAGAAAGTAAATACATATATAAAAGACAATCATTTGAAGGCCCAAATGACAGCCAAACGGGATGAACGCGGTGTCGTGCTCGTTCTTCAGGAGGCTGTGCTGTTTGATACAGGTGAGGCAAAGGTGCTGAAAAATGCCGAAACACTTCTTCACCAAATTGCCGTTCTTCTTCAAACAATTCCAAATGACATTCAGGTTGAGGGACATACAGACAGCCGAAACATTTCGACATACCGATACCCGTCGAACTGGGAGCTATCAGCAGCACGGGCAAGTGGAGTGATTCAATACTTCACGTCTAAAGAGAAGCTTCCCTCCAAGCGCTTTATTGCTGTCGGTTATGCGGATACAAAGCCAGTAAAGGATAACAAGACAAATGAACACATGAAGGAAAATCGGCGTGTGGAAATAGTGATTAAAAAATCAAAAACGACCTCTTCGTAA
- the ccpA gene encoding transcriptional regulator of catabolite repression (Lacl family) (Evidence 1a: Function from experimental evidences in the studied strain; PubMedId: 11931564, 14665673, 16316990, 17085448, 17827291, 18757537, 19202299, 22001508, 22512862, 23123903, 25157083, 26712933, 28617843; Product type r: regulator) yields the protein MSNITIYDVAREANVSMATVSRVVNGNPNVKPTTRKKVLEAIERLGYRPNAVARGLASKKTTTVGVIIPDISSIFYSELARGIEDIATMYKYNIILSNSDQNMEKELHLLNTMLGKQVDGIVFMGGNITDEHVAEFKRSPVPIVLAASVEEQEETPSVAIDYEQAIYDAVKLLVDKGHTDIAFVSGPMAEPINRSKKLQGYKRALEEANLPFNEQFVAEGDYTYDSGLEALQHLMSLDKKPTAILSATDEMALGIIHAAQDQGLSIPEDLDIIGFDNTRLSLMVRPQLSTVVQPTYDIGAVAMRLLTKLMNKEPVEEHIVELPHRIELRKSTKS from the coding sequence ATGAGCAATATTACGATCTACGATGTAGCGAGAGAAGCTAATGTAAGCATGGCAACCGTTTCCCGTGTCGTGAACGGCAACCCGAATGTAAAACCGACAACGAGGAAAAAAGTCTTGGAAGCCATTGAACGTCTCGGTTACCGTCCAAACGCGGTGGCAAGAGGGCTGGCAAGTAAAAAAACAACAACTGTAGGTGTCATCATTCCCGATATCTCAAGCATTTTCTATTCAGAGCTTGCGCGCGGAATTGAAGATATCGCGACAATGTATAAATACAATATTATTTTGAGCAACTCTGACCAAAACATGGAGAAAGAGCTGCACTTGTTAAACACAATGCTCGGCAAACAAGTGGACGGCATCGTGTTTATGGGCGGAAACATTACGGACGAGCATGTGGCGGAATTTAAGCGTTCTCCAGTGCCGATTGTACTTGCCGCTTCTGTAGAAGAGCAGGAGGAAACACCGTCAGTCGCTATCGATTACGAACAGGCGATTTATGATGCCGTGAAGCTTTTGGTTGATAAAGGACATACAGACATCGCGTTCGTTTCCGGACCAATGGCAGAACCGATCAACCGTTCGAAAAAACTCCAAGGCTACAAACGTGCGCTTGAAGAAGCGAACCTTCCGTTTAATGAACAATTTGTAGCTGAAGGGGATTACACATATGATTCCGGACTCGAAGCACTGCAGCATCTGATGAGCCTGGATAAAAAACCGACAGCCATTCTTTCTGCAACTGATGAAATGGCACTCGGCATTATCCATGCCGCTCAGGATCAGGGCTTATCCATTCCGGAGGATCTCGACATTATCGGTTTTGATAATACAAGATTAAGCCTCATGGTTCGTCCTCAGCTTTCAACAGTTGTTCAGCCGACATATGATATCGGCGCCGTTGCGATGAGACTGCTGACGAAGCTCATGAATAAAGAGCCGGTTGAAGAGCATATCGTCGAACTGCCGCACCGTATAGAGCTTAGAAAGTCAACCAAGTCATAA
- the murC gene encoding UDP-N-acetyl muramate-alanine ligase (Evidence 2a: Function from experimental evidences in other organisms; PubMedId: 10565540, 12682299, 12781748; Product type e: enzyme), whose amino-acid sequence MTVYHFVGIKGTGMSPLAQILHDNGYTVQGSDIEKFIFTQTALEKRNITILPFSAENIKPGMTVIAGNAFPDTHPEIEKAMSEGIPVIRYHKFLGDYMKKFTSVAVTGAHGKTSTTGLLAHVIQNAKPTSFLIGDGTGQGNENSEYFVFEACEYRRHFLSYQPDYAIMTNIDFDHPDYFSSIDDVFDAFQEMALQVNKGIIACGDDEHLPKIHANVPVVYYGTGEENDFQARNIVKSTEGTTFDVFVRNTFYDTFYIPAYGHHNVLNSLAVIALCHYEEIDSSIIKHALKSFGGVKRRFNEKQLGDQVLIDDYAHHPTEIKVTIEAARQKYPDREIVAVFQPHTFTRTQQFLDEFAESLSGADCVYLCDIFGSARENAGKLTIGDLQGKIHNAKLIEEDDTSVLKAHDKAVLIFMGAGDIQKYMRAYENVMA is encoded by the coding sequence ATGACTGTTTATCATTTTGTTGGAATAAAAGGGACCGGTATGAGTCCGCTTGCCCAAATACTTCATGATAATGGATATACTGTCCAAGGATCGGATATCGAAAAATTTATTTTTACGCAAACAGCGCTTGAAAAAAGAAATATTACGATTCTTCCTTTTAGCGCGGAAAATATTAAACCCGGCATGACAGTCATCGCCGGAAACGCATTCCCAGACACGCATCCTGAAATAGAAAAAGCGATGTCTGAGGGAATTCCGGTGATACGTTATCATAAGTTTTTAGGCGACTACATGAAAAAATTCACGAGTGTTGCCGTTACGGGCGCACACGGCAAAACGTCGACTACGGGTCTGCTGGCTCACGTGATCCAAAACGCAAAACCGACGTCTTTCTTAATCGGAGACGGAACAGGCCAGGGAAATGAAAACAGCGAATACTTTGTGTTTGAAGCGTGCGAATACCGCCGCCATTTCTTAAGCTATCAGCCAGATTATGCGATTATGACGAATATTGATTTTGATCACCCTGATTACTTCTCAAGCATTGACGATGTATTTGACGCTTTCCAAGAGATGGCTCTTCAAGTCAACAAAGGCATTATTGCCTGCGGAGACGATGAGCATCTGCCGAAAATCCATGCGAACGTCCCGGTTGTGTATTATGGCACGGGGGAAGAAAATGATTTTCAAGCCAGAAACATCGTAAAAAGCACGGAAGGGACAACTTTTGATGTCTTTGTCCGCAATACGTTCTATGATACGTTTTATATTCCTGCGTACGGCCACCACAATGTATTAAACTCATTGGCGGTCATTGCGTTATGCCATTATGAAGAAATTGATTCCAGCATCATTAAGCATGCTCTCAAATCCTTTGGGGGCGTCAAACGCAGATTCAATGAGAAGCAGCTTGGGGATCAAGTGCTGATTGATGACTATGCCCATCATCCGACAGAAATAAAAGTGACAATCGAGGCGGCAAGACAGAAGTATCCTGATCGGGAAATTGTCGCGGTATTCCAGCCTCATACATTTACCCGGACGCAGCAGTTCCTTGACGAATTTGCAGAAAGCCTGAGCGGCGCCGACTGTGTGTATTTATGCGATATTTTCGGCTCAGCCCGTGAGAATGCCGGAAAGCTGACGATCGGTGATCTCCAGGGAAAAATTCATAATGCCAAGCTGATTGAAGAAGATGACACATCTGTTTTAAAAGCTCATGATAAAGCCGTTCTCATCTTCATGGGAGCAGGAGATATCCAAAAATATATGAGAGCCTACGAAAACGTCATGGCATAA
- the brxJ gene encoding bacilliredoxin involved in debacillithiolation (Evidence 1a: Function from experimental evidences in the studied strain; PubMedId: 8733232, 22938038, 25852656; Product type e: enzyme) codes for MAKQLIQSEEEFKRIAEQEGVFVFLKHSTTCPISQAAFHEFDAFANQHEDVPAYYLQVQEARPLSNFIAETYGVKHESPQIFIIQNGEVKWHTSHSQITEAAIEQHLS; via the coding sequence ATGGCTAAACAGCTTATTCAATCTGAGGAAGAATTTAAACGGATTGCAGAACAGGAAGGCGTTTTCGTCTTCTTGAAACACAGCACCACATGCCCGATCAGCCAGGCAGCATTTCATGAGTTTGATGCCTTTGCAAATCAGCATGAGGATGTGCCGGCTTACTATCTTCAAGTACAAGAAGCCCGGCCGCTGTCCAATTTCATTGCAGAAACATATGGGGTCAAGCATGAAAGCCCTCAGATATTCATCATCCAGAACGGTGAAGTGAAATGGCATACCTCACATTCACAAATTACAGAAGCCGCTATTGAGCAGCATTTGTCATAG
- the aroX gene encoding bifunctional chorismate mutase type II-isozyme 3 (regulatory domain); 3-deoxy-D-arabino-heptulosonate 7-phosphate synthase (Evidence 1a: Function from experimental evidences in the studied strain; PubMedId: 4200844, 7496534, 11444986, 16339761, 28743924; Product type e: enzyme) has protein sequence MSNTELELLRQKADELNLQILKLINERGNVVKEIGKAKEAQGVNRFDPVRERTMLNNIIENNDGPFENSTIQHIFKEIFKAGLELQEEDHSKALLVSRKKKPEDTIVDIKGEKIGDGQQRFIVGPCAVESYEQVAEVAAAAKKQGIKILRGGAFKPRTSPYDFQGLGVEGLQILKRVADEFDLAVISEIVTPAHIEEALDYIDVIQIGARNMQNFELLKAAGAVKKPVLLKRGLAATISEFINAAEYIMSQGNDQIILCERGIRTYETATRNTLDISAVPILKQETHLPVFVDVTHSTGRRDLLLPTAKAALAIGADGVMAEVHPDPSVALSDSAQQMAIPEFEKWLNELKPMVKVNA, from the coding sequence ATGAGCAACACAGAGTTAGAGCTTTTAAGGCAGAAAGCAGACGAATTAAACCTACAAATTTTAAAATTAATCAACGAACGCGGCAATGTTGTAAAAGAGATCGGTAAAGCGAAGGAAGCACAGGGTGTCAACCGATTTGACCCTGTCAGAGAACGCACAATGTTAAACAATATCATTGAAAACAATGACGGGCCGTTCGAAAATTCAACCATCCAGCACATTTTTAAAGAGATATTCAAAGCCGGTTTAGAGCTTCAGGAAGAAGATCACAGCAAAGCGCTGCTTGTCTCCCGCAAGAAAAAACCTGAAGATACAATTGTTGATATCAAAGGCGAAAAAATCGGAGACGGCCAGCAAAGATTCATTGTCGGCCCATGTGCGGTAGAGAGCTATGAGCAGGTAGCTGAAGTCGCTGCAGCTGCGAAAAAACAAGGGATTAAAATTTTGCGCGGTGGAGCCTTTAAGCCTCGTACGAGCCCATACGATTTCCAAGGGCTTGGTGTTGAAGGCCTTCAAATTTTAAAACGTGTAGCGGATGAATTTGATCTGGCGGTTATCAGTGAAATCGTAACTCCGGCTCATATCGAAGAAGCGCTGGACTACATTGATGTCATTCAAATCGGAGCGCGCAACATGCAAAACTTCGAATTGCTGAAAGCGGCCGGCGCCGTGAAAAAGCCAGTGCTTCTGAAGCGCGGTCTTGCTGCAACGATCTCTGAATTCATCAATGCTGCTGAATACATCATGTCACAAGGAAATGACCAAATTATCCTTTGTGAGCGCGGAATCAGAACATATGAAACAGCAACGAGAAACACGCTGGATATTTCAGCTGTGCCGATTTTGAAACAAGAAACGCATTTGCCAGTCTTTGTTGATGTTACGCATTCAACAGGCCGCCGTGACCTCTTGCTTCCGACAGCTAAAGCCGCTTTAGCGATCGGTGCTGATGGCGTAATGGCTGAGGTTCACCCTGATCCGTCAGTCGCACTTTCTGACTCTGCTCAGCAAATGGCGATTCCTGAATTCGAAAAATGGCTGAATGAACTGAAGCCAATGGTGAAAGTCAACGCTTAA